One genomic window of Ktedonobacterales bacterium includes the following:
- the tgt gene encoding tRNA guanosine(34) transglycosylase Tgt has translation MAASVATPAFTFQVHARDPHSAARAGTIHTPHGDIPTPIYMPVGTQASVKAVTPAELETLGAKIILSNTYHLLLRPGPELIASFGGLHNFMQWQRPILTDSGGFQVFSLGHLRRLTEEGALFRSHLDGSELFLTPERVVAVEEQYGADIILPLDECLPYPTTPEASVIAMERTHRWAERALAAKRRPDQALFGIIQGAFDPALRRASARFIGALPFPGFSIGGLSVGEPKELMLPLLEATTTELPDGKPRHLLGVGSPEDLLECVARGVDMFDCVLPTRTARNGGLYTRHGRVNIRAARFRAERGPVEPGCDCAACQTFSAGYLHHLARAGELLYYRLGTIHNLRFMIRLMEQARQAIVDGHFTSFREEFLAGYTPVNAEVREAQRRKWQEARAQERGSL, from the coding sequence ATGGCTGCATCCGTTGCCACGCCAGCCTTCACCTTCCAGGTTCACGCGCGCGATCCGCACAGCGCCGCCCGCGCCGGAACCATCCATACCCCACACGGCGACATCCCGACGCCTATCTACATGCCGGTGGGTACGCAGGCCAGCGTCAAAGCGGTCACGCCCGCCGAACTGGAGACGCTGGGAGCGAAGATCATCCTCAGCAACACCTATCACCTGCTGCTGCGCCCCGGCCCCGAACTGATCGCCAGCTTTGGCGGCCTGCACAACTTCATGCAGTGGCAGCGCCCCATCCTCACCGACAGCGGCGGCTTCCAGGTCTTCAGCCTGGGCCATCTGCGCAGGCTCACCGAGGAAGGGGCGCTGTTCCGCTCTCACCTGGATGGTTCCGAACTCTTCCTGACACCAGAGCGCGTCGTTGCCGTCGAGGAGCAATACGGCGCGGACATCATCCTGCCACTGGACGAATGCCTGCCCTATCCCACCACGCCGGAGGCCAGCGTCATCGCTATGGAGCGCACGCACCGCTGGGCCGAGCGCGCCCTGGCCGCCAAACGCCGACCCGATCAAGCCCTCTTTGGCATCATTCAGGGCGCTTTTGACCCGGCGCTCCGCCGCGCCAGTGCGCGTTTTATTGGCGCGCTGCCCTTCCCTGGCTTCTCTATTGGCGGGCTTTCTGTAGGCGAACCCAAGGAACTGATGCTGCCGCTGCTGGAAGCGACGACCACCGAGCTTCCCGATGGCAAGCCACGCCATCTGCTGGGCGTTGGCTCGCCGGAAGATTTGCTGGAGTGTGTGGCGCGCGGCGTTGATATGTTCGATTGCGTCTTGCCCACGCGCACCGCCCGCAACGGCGGCCTCTATACCCGACATGGCCGCGTGAATATCCGCGCCGCTCGTTTCCGCGCTGAGCGCGGTCCCGTCGAGCCAGGCTGCGACTGCGCCGCCTGTCAGACCTTCAGCGCGGGCTATCTGCATCATCTGGCCCGCGCAGGCGAACTGCTCTACTATCGCCTCGGCACCATCCACAACCTGCGCTTCATGATCCGCCTGATGGAGCAGGCCCGCCAGGCCATTGTTGATGGGCACTTCACCAGCTTCAGAGAGGAGTTTCTGGCGGGCTATACGCCGGTCAACGCCGAGGTGCGCGAGGCACAGCGCCGCAAATGGCAGGAAGCGCGAGCGCAAGAGCGTGGCAGCCTGTAA